One Diceros bicornis minor isolate mBicDic1 chromosome 27, mDicBic1.mat.cur, whole genome shotgun sequence genomic region harbors:
- the ICOSLG gene encoding ICOS ligand: MRLGSPGLLLLLLSGLRADIQEKEVRAMVGSDVELSCVYPEENSFDLNDLFVYWQIGEEQKTVVACYLSGNDSTGYSHDRYRDRARLSLDRMKQGDFSLHLYNITPQDAQKFDCLVFRKSLELTKILQVVITLHVAAKYSMPVVQPPRDPSQDKELTFTCTSKNGYPRPNVYWINKTNNRLLDEALQNNTFFLNERGLYDVVSVLRLRWTPNVNVGCCIENVLLHQNLTVSSQTETLTGTKDSITEDPPNTHEERNRAVFSVLAILAVAVAMATGWVCRSRCPCGSHTGAWRRGWSRSSPTTCDENLPPRVCTELL, from the exons ATGCGGCTGGGAAG TCCTGgactgctgctactgctgctcaGCGGCCTGCGAGCTG ATATTCAAGAAAAAGAAGTCAGAGCGATGGTGGGCAGCGACGTTGAGCTCAGCTGCGTTTACCCCGAAGAAAACAGTTTTGATTTAAATGACCTTTTCGTTTATTGGCAAATCGGTGAGGAACAGAAAACCGTGGTCGCTTGCTATCTGTCCGGGAATGACTCCACCGGCTACAGCCATGACCGCTACCGGGACCGGGCCAGGCTGTCGCTGGACCGCATGAAACAGGGCGACTTCTCTCTGCATCTCTACAACATCACCCCCCAAGACGCACAGAAGTTTGACTGCCTGGTGTTCCGGAAATCCTTGGAATTGACAAAGATTTTGCAAGTTGTGATCACGCTGCATGTGGCAG CAAAATACAGCATGCCTGTGGTCCAGCCCCCCAGAGACCCCTCCCAGGACAAGGAGCTCACCTTCACGTGTACGTCTAAGAATGGCTATCCGAGGCCAAATGTGTACTGGATCAACAAGACGAACAACAGGCTGCTGGACGAGGCCCTGCAGAACAACACGTTCTTCTTGAATGAGAGGGGCTTGTATGACGTGGTCAGCGTCCTCAGGCTCAGGTGGACCCCCAACGTGAACGTCGGCTGCTGCATAGAGAACGTGCTTCTGCACCAGAACCTGACTGTCAGTAGCCAGACAG AAACGCTCACTGGGACCAAGGACAGCATCACAGAGGACCCTCCCAACACCCACGAGGAGAGAAACAGGGCCGTGTTCAGCGTCCTGGCCATCCTGGCCGTGGCCGTGGCCATGGCTACAGGCTGGGTGTGCAGGAGCAGGTGTCCCTGTGGAAGCCACACAG GTGCCTGGCGGCGAGGCTGGAGCAGGAGCTCACCG aCCACGTGTGACGAGAACTTACCACCCCGGGTGTGTACAGAGCTTCTGTGA